The stretch of DNA GGAGTAGCTTCTTCATAACCTACTGATTTTAAATCTATATCTAGCTTTGTTAGAAAGTTCATAGCTCCAAGAACAGCATCTGAAACATCAGTGTCCTTTGAAGGCAGATTTTCATTCAAATACTCTATATAGCCGTTGGTTTGAATTTTTAAAAGCTGCTGCCCATAGTTATATGTGTAAATATTGGAGCCGTCTGTTTCAACTATTCTATTGATAAAGTCATATCTTTCATTAAATATATCTTTAGCTATTTCATCGCTTTTTTCAGGAGTCATACTGCTAACCGTATCATAAGCTTTATATAAGATATTAAACTCATTTCCGGGCACTAAAACTTCACTGCTTGATCCGAACAAGTACTTAAGAGAATAGTATTTTATATAGGATGATTTTTCCAGTTCATTTACCATCGCTAAGCTATTTTCATTGGATGTAAGCAATTTATAGGTTTTTCCTGAATCAACTATGTAGATAGCATTTTCATCTACTAGAGGAATTAAAATTTGAGTTATATCATTGAGGCTCTCTATCAAAGACTTCTCTAAAAAAAAACTCCTTGAAAGGAGTTTTCCATTTAATGAAGTAAAGCTAAGTTCTAAGCTTTTGGTCTGCTTGGCTTTTTCATATGCCATAGCATCTACCTCTACTAAGCCTTGGGCTTTTGATAAAGAAAGCTTCAAAAGATTTTTTGACTGCTGATAATATCGTTGTCTGCCGCTTAATATCTTGGTGTTGTTATTTCCTCCAAATCTAACTACTACTTGAATGGGCCTAAGTGTGCTTTGAAGTCCAGCTTCAAGGCTAAGTGAGTAGGAATATGGATTTTTCTCATAAAGATTGAAATTCTCTATAAAATTAAATTTTATAAATGTCAACACCACAGATGAAAGAAACAGAAAGATAAGCAAATTGCTCTTTAGCTTTTCTTTATTCATATTCATCTTCCTATGGTCCACCTAAGACAGATGGAGAATTTTTTACATCTAAACCGCGAATTATCTCATTTATTT from Acetoanaerobium noterae encodes:
- a CDS encoding YycH family regulatory protein, whose translation is MNMNKEKLKSNLLIFLFLSSVVLTFIKFNFIENFNLYEKNPYSYSLSLEAGLQSTLRPIQVVVRFGGNNNTKILSGRQRYYQQSKNLLKLSLSKAQGLVEVDAMAYEKAKQTKSLELSFTSLNGKLLSRSFFLEKSLIESLNDITQILIPLVDENAIYIVDSGKTYKLLTSNENSLAMVNELEKSSYIKYYSLKYLFGSSSEVLVPGNEFNILYKAYDTVSSMTPEKSDEIAKDIFNERYDFINRIVETDGSNIYTYNYGQQLLKIQTNGYIEYLNENLPSKDTDVSDAVLGAMNFLTKLDIDLKSVGYEEATPVKVKGKNGYKIVFTEVIDDLRLMPNASKYKLSLIVVGDTVHSFTGIRRSILPYDLSRDQSILLPFKVLDTQFSVLSSKFNVKNGVELFDKIDDIELLYFMDNQYMLIPSWQITIEGKEYVFNGYTGEILYYGLGQS